In the genome of Spirochaetia bacterium, one region contains:
- a CDS encoding sigma 54-interacting transcriptional regulator yields the protein MTKIFFIVPYEELEVLFREEASVYNVSNIVCEFKHIYGSDYTKLSSIDADIIVARGITARAVEACHPDANVIPIPMGTNDLLEALYKSREHSAKCIGLLAESREVCDAAHVSRMIGKKVIMYIANDQEEVRAGIDLLRFKGCSLFVGGLTMARICEEKGYDYISIQTGRHAVKRVVRDAIASARSLEKAKVRTNLLVSLLNKGDDAIVAIDSKGMVMESNLLADNLFGKKLTGTILEKVYCNQAVNLAMELGTENEFIDDIGKDPMFITCQPIGKDPIGYKVLLIFHRIEAIRNEESKIRRELSKKGLIAHYTFGNIITDNAQMKLLILKAKRYASVEGSILLVGETGTGKEMFAQSIHNASSRRNGPFVALNCAALSEQLLESELFGYAPGAFTGARKEGKVGLFELAHTGTIFLDEIGEMPIQLQAKLLRVLQEHEIMRVGGDSVIPVDVRVISATNVDISERIKHNTFRLDLFYRLGLFILSLPPLRSRESDIPLLFTYFLRQYCIAAKREVPRLTTSACRLLEEYAWPGNIRELKNGAQRLAVLNRSSIVDETAVRDLDINTSMFQKQAVEQKSTRKMSACEIAMLYKESGLSKEEFAEEFDMSRTTLWRKLSEAKK from the coding sequence ATGACGAAGATATTCTTTATTGTACCATATGAGGAACTTGAGGTGCTATTCCGTGAGGAAGCCTCCGTATACAATGTATCGAACATTGTGTGTGAATTCAAACATATCTATGGAAGTGACTATACAAAGCTTTCTTCCATAGATGCCGACATCATCGTGGCTCGTGGAATTACTGCCCGAGCTGTGGAGGCTTGCCATCCTGATGCCAATGTAATACCCATACCGATGGGTACGAATGACTTGCTGGAGGCATTGTACAAAAGCCGGGAACATTCGGCCAAGTGCATTGGTCTCCTTGCAGAAAGCAGAGAAGTATGCGATGCTGCCCATGTTTCACGGATGATAGGCAAAAAGGTAATCATGTACATTGCCAATGATCAGGAAGAAGTCAGGGCAGGAATCGACCTGTTGCGTTTTAAGGGTTGCTCTCTGTTCGTCGGAGGATTGACCATGGCACGCATCTGTGAAGAGAAGGGCTATGACTATATTTCCATCCAGACAGGACGACATGCGGTCAAACGTGTGGTAAGGGATGCCATAGCTTCTGCCCGTTCCTTGGAGAAGGCAAAGGTCAGGACCAATCTGCTGGTTTCTTTGCTCAACAAGGGAGATGATGCGATCGTGGCAATCGATAGCAAGGGTATGGTCATGGAAAGCAACCTGCTTGCTGACAATCTGTTTGGGAAAAAACTGACGGGAACTATTCTTGAGAAAGTATATTGCAATCAGGCTGTCAATCTGGCAATGGAGCTCGGTACAGAGAATGAGTTCATTGACGATATCGGCAAGGATCCGATGTTCATCACTTGCCAGCCCATCGGTAAGGATCCTATAGGATATAAGGTCCTGTTGATTTTCCATAGGATCGAAGCGATACGGAATGAAGAGAGCAAGATTCGCCGTGAATTGAGTAAGAAGGGACTCATTGCTCATTATACCTTTGGGAACATCATCACGGACAATGCACAGATGAAATTGCTGATTCTCAAGGCCAAGAGATATGCGTCGGTCGAAGGGTCAATCCTGCTTGTCGGCGAAACTGGAACAGGTAAGGAAATGTTCGCCCAGAGTATCCACAATGCTTCATCAAGACGTAACGGCCCGTTCGTTGCTCTCAACTGTGCTGCTTTGTCAGAACAGTTGTTGGAAAGTGAACTGTTCGGATATGCTCCAGGAGCCTTTACCGGTGCACGGAAAGAAGGCAAGGTCGGTTTGTTCGAACTGGCACATACGGGTACGATTTTCCTTGATGAGATAGGAGAGATGCCGATACAGTTACAGGCCAAGCTGCTGCGGGTACTGCAGGAACATGAGATAATGCGTGTAGGTGGGGATTCGGTGATTCCGGTTGATGTCCGGGTCATCAGTGCGACGAATGTCGATATCAGTGAGCGGATCAAACACAATACGTTCAGACTTGATCTGTTCTATCGGCTGGGGCTGTTCATACTAAGTCTTCCTCCCTTACGGTCAAGGGAATCTGATATACCCTTGCTGTTTACATATTTTCTCAGGCAGTATTGCATTGCGGCCAAGCGTGAAGTCCCCCGGCTTACAACTTCTGCCTGTCGATTGCTAGAGGAGTATGCATGGCCCGGCAACATTAGGGAGCTGAAGAATGGAGCACAGCGGTTGGCTGTGTTGAATCGTTCCTCGATTGTCGATGAAACTGCTGTCCGTGACTTGGATATCAATACATCGATGTTCCAGAAGCAGGCCGTCGAACAGAAATCCACTCGGAAAATGAGTGCATGTGAGATTGCCATGCTATACAAGGAAAGCGGCTTGAGCAAGGAAGAATTTGCTGAGGAATTCGACATGAGTAGGACAACGCTATGGCGGAAACTGTCTGAAGCAAAGAAATAA
- a CDS encoding tripartite tricarboxylate transporter TctB family protein: MSKLGRLKTKIIIPIVAFVFGAVFSFLGITKYGFYHATKGPLPGFFPSIVGICLMIVSVMTLLQVRSDDDQHSRKENWYPVLGTLAILLGCLVFGMYLSLGIFLFWWVRIYERASWKATIICFVIMGSIVIGVFGCWLNIAFPKGLLFSWM; the protein is encoded by the coding sequence ATGAGTAAGCTCGGCAGATTAAAGACGAAGATCATCATTCCGATTGTTGCTTTTGTCTTCGGTGCTGTTTTTTCTTTTCTTGGGATAACCAAGTATGGCTTTTACCATGCAACAAAGGGGCCATTGCCCGGCTTTTTCCCGTCGATTGTCGGCATTTGCCTCATGATTGTCAGCGTGATGACATTGTTGCAGGTCAGATCGGATGATGATCAACACAGCAGGAAGGAAAACTGGTATCCGGTTCTTGGTACCTTAGCCATCTTGCTAGGATGCTTGGTTTTTGGCATGTATCTGTCACTTGGGATATTCCTGTTCTGGTGGGTACGTATCTATGAAAGGGCCAGCTGGAAGGCCACCATAATATGTTTCGTCATCATGGGAAGTATTGTGATCGGGGTCTTTGGCTGTTGGCTCAACATAGCTTTTCCCAAAGGTCTGCTGTTTAGCTGGATGTAA
- a CDS encoding tripartite tricarboxylate transporter permease, whose amino-acid sequence MHNLMLLGNGLLNVLSIQNLLVTGLGAILGLMVGAMPGIGSLAGVALLLPLTYKFNPTTAIIMLGALYYSNMYGGSFSAILLNIPGDSPAVMTTLDGYPMATVKKRPGQALYTSNLSSFIGGFIGIGILIFMGPALAEFGLKFGPVEMTALLLVAMTSIGWLVGDNPTKGIVLTLAGILVATVGMDTLTGSPRYDFGNVFLLGGIPFIPFVIGTVGFAQVMKLIDEKDVGTKTMVEGKMSLKGSLLSLHELRRLLPPAIRSGFMGTFVGVLPGAGATTGSFLGYAMQKGFKSEEPLGTGAIEGIAACEAANNAAAAGSFAPLLALGIPGSGTGAVLLGGLMMWGLNPGPLLFSSQPEFCWSLIASLVLANLLTLAIALGIIPWITRILSVPIKLMVPCITIVCIVGSYSSTNSLYGVIVMLISGVIGYLCEKNGYTTAPMLLSFVLAPLLESNMRKSFIISHGSISIFFTEPIACCFMVVLFAIIATPIIRGILSREKR is encoded by the coding sequence ATGCATAATCTCATGTTGCTGGGCAATGGTCTGCTCAATGTCCTGTCGATACAGAATCTATTGGTTACCGGCCTAGGGGCAATCCTTGGCTTGATGGTCGGAGCCATGCCTGGGATAGGTTCCTTGGCAGGTGTCGCATTGTTGCTTCCGCTTACCTATAAGTTCAATCCGACGACGGCAATCATCATGCTGGGGGCACTATATTATTCGAATATGTACGGAGGTTCATTCAGTGCCATTCTGTTGAATATTCCCGGGGACAGTCCTGCAGTTATGACGACATTGGACGGCTACCCTATGGCTACAGTAAAGAAACGACCTGGGCAAGCCTTGTATACATCCAATCTATCCTCATTCATCGGTGGATTCATCGGTATTGGAATTCTCATATTCATGGGACCTGCATTGGCCGAGTTCGGATTGAAGTTTGGTCCTGTTGAAATGACAGCCCTGCTCTTGGTCGCTATGACCAGCATCGGATGGTTGGTGGGTGACAACCCTACGAAAGGTATTGTCCTTACACTTGCCGGAATATTGGTTGCGACTGTAGGCATGGATACGCTGACGGGGTCACCGAGATATGATTTTGGCAACGTGTTCCTGCTGGGTGGTATACCTTTTATCCCGTTTGTTATCGGTACTGTCGGTTTTGCCCAGGTCATGAAGTTGATTGATGAAAAGGATGTCGGTACAAAAACCATGGTCGAGGGAAAGATGTCCCTGAAGGGTTCCCTGCTGTCTCTACATGAGCTGCGCAGGCTGTTGCCTCCTGCCATCAGAAGCGGTTTCATGGGAACGTTCGTAGGAGTGTTACCCGGAGCCGGAGCTACGACGGGTTCATTCCTTGGCTATGCCATGCAGAAGGGTTTCAAGAGCGAAGAACCTTTGGGGACCGGTGCCATCGAAGGCATTGCTGCATGCGAAGCTGCGAACAATGCCGCAGCTGCCGGTTCTTTTGCACCTTTGCTTGCCCTTGGAATCCCTGGCTCGGGTACAGGAGCTGTTCTTCTCGGTGGCTTGATGATGTGGGGGTTGAATCCCGGGCCTCTTCTGTTTTCCTCCCAACCCGAATTCTGTTGGAGTCTGATTGCTTCCTTGGTGTTGGCAAATCTGCTGACGCTGGCTATTGCCTTGGGAATCATTCCATGGATAACCCGGATTCTATCAGTTCCGATCAAGTTGATGGTTCCCTGTATCACGATCGTCTGTATCGTAGGTTCCTACAGCAGTACCAATTCTCTGTACGGTGTCATCGTCATGTTGATATCCGGAGTCATCGGTTATCTCTGTGAGAAGAACGGGTATACTACGGCCCCTATGCTGCTTTCATTTGTACTTGCGCCTCTGCTGGAATCAAACATGAGGAAATCCTTCATCATAAGTCACGGAAGCATCTCTATATTCTTTACAGAACCGATTGCTTGCTGTTTTATGGTTGTCTTGTTTGCAATCATTGCTACCCCAATCATCAGAGGGATACTATCAAGGGAAAAACGATAA
- a CDS encoding tripartite tricarboxylate transporter substrate binding protein: protein MYKKILTVVAVALLAFPVFANGDSEQKAGGTFVPTQNIEWYCTSSPGGGSDIFTRTLQDIMTSEKLVNGQNIIIQYKTDGAGEVGRALVSTVKGVKADHTLLTFNSGDLMPMDKNTDRRFSDFQPIAHMAVDNHLIFVTPDSRFKDFKEVLEALQKGEDVVMAGSKGDDIACHAALVKELGVSADQFAFIVNDSSGTAITSILGNHVDLLICKPAAASQYVEAGRLIPILALASKRFPGNLQSAPVLSELGYHDVEVPNWRSVVGSKNMSPEAVAYWSDVFKKVSQSSAWQEGYINKQKLVADYMDCVTFKAYGSKFEADYLTSIGK from the coding sequence ATGTATAAAAAAATCTTGACAGTCGTTGCTGTCGCCTTATTGGCTTTTCCTGTCTTTGCAAACGGAGATAGTGAACAGAAAGCTGGAGGTACCTTTGTCCCGACGCAGAACATCGAGTGGTACTGTACTTCGTCACCTGGAGGCGGAAGTGACATCTTTACCAGGACCCTTCAGGATATCATGACATCTGAAAAGCTAGTGAACGGCCAGAATATCATTATCCAGTATAAGACCGATGGGGCAGGAGAAGTCGGCAGGGCATTGGTCTCGACAGTAAAGGGTGTCAAGGCCGACCACACCTTGCTGACATTCAACAGCGGAGATCTGATGCCGATGGATAAAAATACTGACCGCCGATTCTCTGATTTCCAGCCTATTGCCCATATGGCAGTCGACAACCATTTGATTTTTGTTACTCCTGATTCCCGGTTCAAGGACTTCAAGGAAGTCCTTGAAGCTCTGCAGAAGGGAGAAGATGTCGTGATGGCTGGTTCCAAGGGAGATGACATTGCCTGTCACGCTGCTTTGGTCAAGGAACTGGGTGTTTCTGCCGATCAGTTTGCTTTCATTGTGAATGATTCTTCAGGTACTGCCATTACCTCAATCCTAGGGAACCATGTGGATCTTCTTATCTGCAAACCTGCAGCTGCTTCCCAATATGTAGAAGCAGGACGTTTGATACCGATACTTGCACTTGCTTCGAAACGGTTCCCTGGCAATCTGCAATCTGCACCGGTCCTTTCAGAGTTGGGATATCATGATGTTGAGGTGCCGAACTGGAGATCCGTCGTCGGTTCGAAGAACATGAGCCCTGAAGCAGTTGCCTATTGGAGTGACGTGTTCAAGAAAGTATCCCAGTCCTCTGCTTGGCAGGAGGGATATATCAACAAACAGAAACTGGTTGCCGATTATATGGACTGTGTAACTTTCAAAGCATATGGAAGCAAGTTTGAAGCAGATTATCTGACTTCAATCGGGAAATGA
- a CDS encoding aspartate/glutamate racemase family protein: MKSIGLIYTVRPVLDSFVPQLSRLVKGQVTYHNLLDDFLASDPGLRGCFSIDNKLRLFNDIRNMEMTGAGLIVVTCSTLTPAVEEIRPFIKVPVIAIDDAMCELAVKSGSRIRVIATARSTVGPTEQHLRATAVRYGLPLPEIMSSDDSEAYEAMKRGDMELHDKHVLQTIADTSGYDVIVLAQASMAHLADQGTRLSGIPVLGSVPSCQATIAAMLNKEND, translated from the coding sequence ATGAAAAGTATCGGACTTATCTATACGGTACGGCCAGTCCTGGACAGTTTTGTTCCACAATTGTCCAGGTTGGTCAAAGGACAGGTTACCTATCACAACCTGCTTGACGATTTCCTGGCTTCTGATCCTGGTCTGCGAGGATGTTTCAGCATAGACAACAAACTTCGTCTGTTCAACGATATCAGGAATATGGAAATGACAGGAGCTGGACTGATTGTAGTCACTTGCTCTACCTTGACTCCGGCCGTGGAAGAAATACGGCCATTCATAAAAGTGCCTGTAATAGCCATCGATGATGCAATGTGTGAGTTGGCAGTGAAATCGGGCAGCCGAATCAGAGTCATCGCTACGGCCCGTAGTACGGTTGGACCCACTGAACAACATCTGCGTGCGACTGCTGTTCGATATGGTCTTCCCTTACCAGAAATCATGTCTTCTGATGATTCCGAAGCCTATGAGGCGATGAAACGTGGCGACATGGAACTTCATGACAAACATGTATTGCAGACAATTGCCGATACATCTGGGTATGATGTCATTGTCCTTGCCCAGGCATCCATGGCACATCTGGCCGATCAAGGTACCAGATTGTCTGGGATTCCTGTCCTTGGTTCGGTCCCGTCGTGTCAAGCGACTATTGCCGCTATGCTCAATAAGGAGAATGATTGA
- a CDS encoding sugar phosphate isomerase/epimerase, translating into MIEMKVPIRSYCRLGIVHSMAYPEAAQASSSFIQTLHHLMEDPWFDIIELGQLPFPEQEAVVVESCAQAHVGCTYSAHGRLFRTGLNINSLDEAERLQAIRELEAGVDEAYRLGALDFQFLSRGWSSDAIDEHLAALVDSTVTICRYVAEKGQMPVVLEIFDNDIDKCSLIGPAPLAARYAQAVCREVDNFGLMVDCSHIPMLRETLDEAIDPIRKYIRHAHMGNTLISDPSNPCYGDLHPRFGYPGSENNTEYLAAYLSKLLEIGYLNPVSRPILSFEVKPRPDENPELVIAGCKRILDEAWLMV; encoded by the coding sequence ATGATTGAAATGAAGGTTCCTATCCGTTCATACTGCAGGCTCGGTATTGTCCATTCCATGGCTTATCCTGAAGCTGCCCAAGCTTCTTCATCGTTCATCCAGACTTTGCATCATCTCATGGAGGATCCTTGGTTTGACATCATTGAGCTGGGACAGCTGCCGTTTCCTGAACAAGAAGCTGTTGTGGTGGAGAGCTGTGCCCAGGCCCATGTCGGCTGTACATACAGCGCACATGGAAGACTGTTCAGGACAGGGCTGAACATCAATTCCCTTGATGAAGCAGAACGACTTCAGGCAATCCGGGAACTTGAAGCCGGAGTGGATGAGGCTTATCGTCTCGGAGCTTTGGACTTTCAGTTTCTGTCACGGGGATGGTCTTCCGATGCTATTGATGAGCATTTGGCTGCCTTGGTTGATTCCACAGTTACGATTTGCAGATATGTAGCGGAAAAGGGTCAGATGCCTGTAGTATTGGAGATATTCGACAACGATATTGATAAATGTTCTCTCATCGGACCTGCTCCGTTAGCCGCGCGATACGCTCAGGCCGTATGCCGGGAAGTGGACAACTTCGGGCTTATGGTTGACTGCAGCCATATACCTATGCTGCGGGAGACGTTGGATGAGGCTATCGATCCTATACGAAAATATATCCGGCATGCTCATATGGGCAATACGTTGATTTCTGATCCATCGAATCCTTGTTATGGTGACCTTCATCCCCGCTTTGGATATCCTGGCAGTGAAAATAATACGGAATATCTTGCGGCCTATCTGTCAAAGCTTCTGGAGATAGGATATCTCAATCCTGTTTCGCGTCCTATTTTGAGTTTTGAAGTGAAGCCACGTCCCGATGAAAATCCGGAACTTGTCATCGCCGGTTGCAAGAGGATCCTGGATGAAGCTTGGCTGATGGTATAG